From a single Sphaeramia orbicularis chromosome 4, fSphaOr1.1, whole genome shotgun sequence genomic region:
- the pdzk1ip1 gene encoding PDZK1-interacting protein 1, which yields MVKLLSVVSCLLMTAEAAAAQSGPSAGGQRLLPQWLTGLIAVAVFLFLAFVTFLVKRAWCDESSRRSPVETETPNEPVSNNGNVYDTRLSTVRSSEDANAYENLVIDSSDDKVTAM from the exons ATGGTTAAACTTCTGTCGGTTGTTTCCTGTTTGTTGATGACGGCTGAAGCGGCGGCGGCTCAGTCCG GTCCGTCTGCGGGCGGCCAGCGGCTGCTTCCTCAGTGGTTGACCGGACTCATCGCCGTGGCCGTCTTCCTCTTCCTCGCCTTCGTCACGTTTCTGGTGAAAAGAGCGTGGTGTGACGAGTCGAGCAG ACGGAGTCCAGTGGAGACGGAGACGCCCAACGAACCAGTGAGCAACAACGGCAACGTGTACGACACCAGACTGAGCACCGTCAG GAGCAGCGAAGACGCTAACGCCTACGAAAACCTGGTGATCGACAGCTCCGACGACAAAGTCACCGCCATGTGA